The Zhihengliuella sp. ISTPL4 genomic interval TGGGTCGGCGGAGGGAGGGGGGATTTGGGAGGAAGGAGAGCGTGGGGTAGAGTGGTCATAACCGAAGACCGCTGGTCATCGTGTGCGTGTGAGTGCACAGGATCGAAGCTCTGCATCGCAGGGGCCCGCGCAGGTGTCACGAACTTCCGAGCTCCGTGCGCTTGCGCCGGAGCTCTTTTCTTTTGCAGGGGGTCGGAGGCCGGCGCCCCACCACCGTGCGGCGCCTCGTACACACCAAGGAGTGACCATGGCGCAGAAGGATGCATCGGTCAACGAGCTCACGAAGTCATTCGAGAACTCGAACGCCGTCCTGCTGACCGAGTACCGCGGTCTGACGGTTGCCCAGCTCAAGCAGCTGCGCAACAGCATCCGTCAGGACGCTGAGTACGCCGTGGTGAAGAACACGCTGACCAAGATCGCCGCCAACAAGGCCGGCATCTCCGCGCTGGACGAGGACCTCAAGGGGCCGTCGGCTGTCGCGTTCGTGCACGGTGACTTCGTCGCCACCGCCAAGGCTCTGCGTGACTTCGCCAAGGCCAACCCGCTTCTCGTGATCAAGTCGGGCATCTTCGAGGGCAAGGCCCTCACCGCCGACGAGGTCAACACGTACGCCTCGCTCGAGAGCCGCGAGGTTCTGCTGGCGAAGGCCGCGGGCATGATGAAGGCGACGATGGGCAAGGCTGCCGCCACCATCGACGCGCTTCGCGAAAAGCTGGAGACCGCCGAGGCCGCGTAAGCGACCGGCGATCTCGTCTACAAACCCCATCTATCTAGGAGATACATCATGGCGAAGCTTTCCACCGAGGAGCTGCTCGAGCAGTTCGCCGGCCTGACCCTCATCGAGCTCAACGAGTTCGTGAAGGCGTTCGAGGAGAAGTTCGAGGTCACCGCTGCTGCTCCCGTCGCCGTCGCCGGTGCCGCTGGCGGCGCAGGCGAGGCCGCGGCCGAGGAGGAGAAGGACTCCTTCGACGTCATCCTCGAGGCTGCTGGCGACAAGAAGATCCAGGTCATCAAGGCTGTCCGCGAGCTCACCTCGCTCGGCCTCGGCGAGGCCAAGGCCGTCGTCGACGGTGCTCCGAAGGCCGTCCTCGAGGGCGCCAACAAGGAGACGGCCGAGAAGGCCAAGGCTGCTCTGGAAGAGGCCGGCGCGACCGTCACCCTCAAGTAATTCCAGCGCACCAGCGCTTCTGCGAAGGCCCCGGGTTCTGCCCGGGGCCTTCGTGCGTTCACGGGGATCAGCGCGGCGCCGCGGTCGAACTGCGCACGACGAGCGCCGAGTCGGCCTCGACGCGCTCGACCGGGGCGTCCGGCTCGCTCATCCGTCGCGTCAGCAGGCGGACGGCCTCCCGCCCCTGCTCGCGCGGCGCCTGTCCGATGGTGGTCAGAGCGAACATCTCCGCATGCTCGTGGTCGTCGATGCCGACGACGCTGAGTTCGGTCGGTACCGCGATGCCCAGACGCCGGGCGGCGATCACGGCGCCGATGGCCGCCTCGTCGCAGACGCCGACGATCGCGGTCGGACGGTGCCGCCGGTCGCCGAGAAGCCCGGCCGCCGCGGCGTACCCGCCGGGCATGGTCGGCGCTGCGCCGGCCACGCGCGCCCTCGGGGTCAGCCCCGCGGCGTGCAGCGCCTCCCGGTAGCCGGCGAGGCGGCGGGCATCTCCGTAGCTGAGATCGGTGTCATCGGTGGCGCCGCCCACGAACGCGATGTCGGTGTGACCGAGTTCGATCAGATGCTCGGTGGCGATCCGCGCCGCGGCCGCGTCATCGATCGAGACCGCGCTTGCTCCTGCGCTGTAGGGACCCACACTCACGAGCGGGCGCCCGGTGCGGTGCAGGCGCTCCAGTTCGCGCGCGCTGGGCTGGATGCCGACGGCGATGATCCCGTCGAACCTCCGGCCCGGCAGCACGTTCTCGAACAACCGCTCCCTGGTCCCCGAGCGTTCGGGGACGCCGTACAGGGACAGGTCGTAGTCGAGGACGAGCAGCGCCTCCTGCACACCGGCCAGCAACTCGGAGAAGAACCAGCGGTCGACCGGCGGCATGACCAGGCCGACAGTGCCGGTGCGTCCCGTGGCCAGGCTCGTGGCGGAGGAGTGGGCGACGTAGGCGAGGGACTGCGCCGCTTCCTCCACGCGCTGCCTGGTCTCCTCCGAGACGTAGCCGCGGCCGCTCAGGGCGCGGCTCGCGGTGGCCTTGGACACACCGGCGCGCGTCGCGACGTCGGCGATCGTGCTCATCGTGTCCTCCTCGACCCGGTTCCACGACGGCGAGCCGACGGGCGCTCGCCGGGAGCCATCGTAGCCGTTCCACACGCGGGGAGGAACCGGTTCCACACGCGAGGAACTGGGAGCGCTCCCATGCGGGAGCGGAGGCCGTCGTCAAAGGGTTGTGATCTTGTAACCTTCCCCAGTTGTACGGGGCGAAGGAACCCGAGTAGGTTGGCGTGGAATCGGTTCCCCAATGGATGTGGCGATTGCTCTCCTTGGGCGGACGGAAGATCCACCGGAAGAGGAGAAGTACATGGCTTTGTCACAGCGATACCGCCTGCTCGCCCCCATCGCACTCGTCGGCGTCGCGTCCCTCGCGCTCGCCGGCTGCGCCGAGGGCGGAAGCGGCGAAGGCGGAAGCGGGGAGACCAAGGACACGGTCCGGATCTCCGGCGGCATCACCGGCGTCGAGGCCGACGACCTGAACGCCTCCTTCGAGCAGTTCACGAAGGACACCGGCATCAAGGTCGAGTACACCGGCGACAAGGGCTTCGAGGGCAACATCGTCACCAAGGTGACGGGTGGAGACGCCCCAGACATCGCGATCGTCCCGCAGCCCGGTCTGCTCAAGACCCTCGTCGACACCGGCAAGGTCATGCCGGCCCCCGAGGCCGTGGAGACCGCCGTCGACGAGAACTGGTCCGAGGACTGGAAGAAGTACGGTACGTTCGACGACACCTTCTACGCGGCACCGATGCTGGCGAACCTCAAGGGCTATGTCTGGTACTCGCCGAAGCAGTTCGCCGAGTGGGGCGTCGAGGTCCCGGAGACCTGGGACGACATGATCGCCCTCACGGACACGATCGTCGAGAAGACCGGCGGTCCGGCCTGGTGCGCCGGCTTCGCCTCCGAGGCGGCGTCCGGCTGGCCCGGGACGGACTGGATCGAGGACCTCGTCCTGCGCCAGTCGGGCCCCGACGTCTACGACGACTGGGTGGCCGGCGACGTGAAGTTCACCGACCCCGAGATCAAGCAGGCCTTCGACGCCGTCGGGGAGATCCTGCTCAACCCGGAGTACGTGAACGCGGGCTACGGCGACGTGAAGAGCATCAACTCCACCGCTTTCGGTGACGTCGCCAACGCGGTGGCGAAGGGCGACTGCGCGCTGACCCACCAGGCCTCGTTCCTGTCGGCGAACTTCCTCGACACGGAGACCGCGGACGGCAACGTCCCCGAGGTCGCGCCGGACGGCGACGTCTACGCGTTCATCATGCCGGGTGAGACCGCGGGCGAGCTCCAGGTCGAGGGTGGCGGCGAGTTCGTCGCGGCCTTCTCCGACGACGAGGCCACCCAGCAGGTGCTCGAATTCATGGCATCGCCGGAGTTCGCCGACGCGCGTGTCGAGCTCGGTGGTGTGATCTCCGCCAACAAGAACGCCGACCCGAGCCTCGCGTCGAGCGAGTTCCTCCAGGAGGCGATGACCATCATGCAGGACGACGCGACGACCTTCCGGTTCGACGCCTCCGACCTGATGCCGTCCACGGTCGGCTCCGGCTCGTTCTGGAAGGGGATGGTCGACTGGATCGACGGCAAGGACACCGAGACGGTGCTCTCCGACATCCAGGCCGGCTACGAGAACTGATCGCCTCGACGCGATCTTCGTAGGCAGAGCGGGGCCGGGCTGCACAGCCCGGCCCCGCTCCACCGATCCACACTGCGCGGGAACCCAGCACGATCCAGAAGGGGACGTTCATGTCGCACGCGACCATCGAGAAACCCGTCGAGGCTGACGCGCCGCCGACGACGCACGGTACCGACGAGAAGGGAAGGAAGGCCACGCGCACCATCCTCGCGATCGGCTTCGTGGTCGTCGTCGCGCTGGCTCTCCTGCTCGTCTTCACCGCTCCGACCGAGGAGTCCTCGCGGATCACGATCGGGTTCTCCCTCAACAGCTTCTTCCTGTGGCTGGGCGGTCTGAACCCGCTGGTGCAGATCCCCGCCGTGCTGCTCGTGTTCGGCGTGGTCGTAGCGATCATCCTCGTGCTGATCGAGTTCGCGCCCCGGCCCGGTCGCGGCTACTTCATCATGCGGCTGGTCGCGTGCCTGGTGATCCCGGTCCTCGCTCTGCTGCTGCTCCGTCCCTACGCGAACGCCGTCGTGTACGTCGTCGCGATCGCGCTGCTCGTCGGGGCGCTCCTCTTCTTCGCCGACTTCCGCGCCCGTCAGGGTGCCGGCTACCTGTTCCAGCTCGTGCTGTTCATGGCGCCCGCGACGATCATGCTGCTGCTGGGCCTCATCTACCCGGCGATCTCGACGATCTTCAAGTCCTTCTTCGACAAGACCGGCGACGAGTTCGTCGGGCTCGAGAACTACATCTGGGTCTTCACCAACCCCGTCGGCACGTCGTCGGTGATCAACACGATCATCTGGGCGCTGCTCGCTCCCGTGATCTCGGTCGTCATCGGTCTCGCCTACGCCGTCTTCATCGACAGGGCTCGCGGCGAGAAGTTCCTCAAGGTGCTCGTGTTCATGCCGGTGGCGATCTCGTTCGTCGGTGCGGGCATCATCTGGAAGTTCATGTACGACGCCCGTCAGGGCGACCAGATCGGTCTCCTCAACGCGATCGTCACCGCTTTCGGCGGCGATCCGGTGCAGTGGCTGGCGATCAAGCCGATCCTCAACACGCTCATGCTGCTCATCGTGTTCATCTGGACCCAGACCGGCTTCGCCATGGTGATCCTCTCGGCCGCGATCAAGGCCGTGCCGGTGGAGCAGATGGAGGCGGCCGAGCTCGACGGCACGAACGCCTGGCAGCGCTTCCGCAACGTGACGGTCCCCGGCATCCGGTCGTCGCTGATCGTCGTGCTGACGACCATCACCATCGCCTCGCTGAAGGTGTACGACATCGTCGCCGTGATGACCGGCGGCCGGGACGAGACCAGCGTCCTCGGCTTCGAGATGGTCAACCAGCAGCAGCGGTTCCAGAGCTACGGGCACTCGTCGGCGCTCGCCGTCGTGCTGTTCCTGTTCGTGTTGCCGCTGATCGTCTACAACGCCCGATCGATGGCCAAGCAGAGGGAGATCCGCTGATGAGTGCAACGCAGGCCACCGTCGTGGACAACCGCACCAAGCGTCAGGTGGCGCGCGATACGCGCCGCAACGAGGCGACCGCCCACAAGAAGCTGACCTCGAAGGGGGCGACGATCGCGGCCGCGGTCATCGCGCTCTTCTGGACCATCCCGACCTTCGGTCTCTTCGTGACGTCGTTCCGCCCGGGTGCCGACACGCAGAACAGCGGCTGGTGGACGGTCTTCTCCAACCCGGAGTTCACGTTCGACAACTACGTGCAGGCGTGGAACTCGGGCGGGACCTCGACGACCCTCGCGACCGCGTTCATCAACTCGCTGGCGATCACGATCCCCGCGACCGTGTTCCCGATCGTGATGGCGTCGCTCGCCGCGTACGCGTTCGCATGGATCGACTTCAAGGGTCGGAACATGCTCTTCATCTTCGTGTTCGCGCTGCAGATCGTGCCGCTGCAGATGGCCCTCGTGCCGCTCCTCAGCCTGTTCTCGGACGGACTGACGATCAACGACGTGCCGATCTTCCCCGGGTTCGGGCTGAACGAGGTGCAGTACAGCTTCGCCCGCGTCTGGATCGCGCACGCGATCTTCGCGCTGCCGCTGGCGACGTTCATGCTCCACAACTTCATCTCCGAGATCCCCGGCGAGATCATCGAGGCGGCCCGCGTGGACGGCGCCGGACACGGACAGGTGTTCTTCCGGATCATCCTGCCGCTGGCGGCTCCGGCGATCGCGTCGTTCGCGATCTTCCAGTTCCTCTGGGTGTGGAACGACCTGCTGGTCGCGACGATCTTCGCCTCGCCCGGCGCCCTGCCGATCACGCAGGCGCTGAACTCGCTCTCCGGCACCTGGGGGAACAAGTGGTTCCTGCAGTCCGCGGGAACGTTCATCTCGATCATCGTCCCGCTGATCGTGTTCTTCGCCCTGCAGCGCTTCTTCGTGCGCGGCCTGCTGGCCGGTGCGACGAAGGGCTGACCCTTCGACGGGCTCAGGCCCTTCGACAGGCTCAGGCGCTTCGACAGGCTCAGGGACCCAGGTCGCTGAGCCTGTCGAAGCGGCGGTGAAACACAGCCCCGACGGCGGGACGCCTCGACGTACCCTGAGCAGATGAAGTATGCGGACTCCATCGTCGACCTCGTCGGCGACACGCCCCTGGTGAAGCTCCAGCACGTCACCGAGGGCATCGCGTGCACGGTGCTCGTGAAGCTCGAGTACCTGAACCCCGGCGGGTCGGCGAAGGATCGGATCGCGGCCCGCATCATCGATGCCGCCGAAGCCGCGGGCGACCTGCAGCCGGGTGGGACGATCGTCGAGCCCACGAGCGGCAACACCGGCGTCGGGCTCGCCCTCGTGGCCCAGCAGCGCGGCTACCGGTGCGTCTTCGTGCTCCCGGACAAGGTGGGCGAGGACAAGATCGACGTGCTCCGTGCGTACGGCGCGGAGGTCGTCGTGACCCCGACGTCCGTCCCCGCGGACAGCCCGGAGTCGTACTACAGCGTGAGCGACCGGCTGGCACGGGAGATCCCCGGCGCCTTCAAGCCGAACCAGTACGAGAATCCGAACGGCCCACGCAGCCACTACGAGACGACCGGTCCGGAGATCTGGCGGGACACGGATGGCCGGATCACCCACTTCGTCGCCGGGGTGGGGACGGGCGGCACGATCACCGGTACGGGACGCTATCTGCGCGAGGTGTCCGATGACGCGGTGCGCATCATCGGCGTCGATCCGGAGGGCAGCGTCTACAGCGGCGGCACCGGTCGGCCCTACCTCGTCGAGGGTGTGGGCGAGGACATCTGGCCCGGAGCGTACGACCCTGCGGTCCCGCATGAGATCGTCGCCGTCGGCGATGCGGAGTCGTTCGCGATGACGCGGCGCCTGGCCCGCGAGGAGGGCATCCTCGTCGGCGGCTCCAGTGGCATGGCCGTCGTCGGGGCGCTGCGGGTGGCGAAGGACCTGCCGGCGGATGCGGTCATGGTCGTGCTCCTCCCGGATGGCGGACGCGGCTACCTCGGCAAGATCTTCAACGACGGCTGGATGCGCTCCTACGGGTTCAGCGAGGTGGAGGAGGGGGAGACGGTCGCCGACGTGCTCGCGGCCCGGGCCTCCCGCCACGGCCTCCCCGACCTCGTGCACGCTCACCCCACCGACACGGTGCTCGAGGCGATCGGCATGATGACGGAGTACGAGGTTTCGCAGCTCGTCGTGCTCAGCGCGGAGCCGCCGGTGATGATGGGCGAGGTCGTGGGCACCGTCGACGAGAAGGGCCTTCTCGACCTGCTCTTCCGGGGCGACGCCGAACCGAGCGACGCCGTCGGCGCACACGTGGGGGAGCGGCTGCCGCTCATCGGCATCCACGCGCCGGTCGCGCAGGCACGGGCCGCGCTCGCCGACGCCGACGCCCTCCTCGTCACCGAGGACGGCAAGCCGCACACCGTGCTGACGCGACAGGACCTGCTCGGCTACCTCTCCCGGTGACGCGGGACGTAACAGCCCGAGACCGGTCGGCGGGCCCGGACGTAGGCTGAGGGCATGTCCGACCACGATCACGCCTTCGCCACCCGAGCCATCCACGCCGGGCAGGCACCCGACCCGGTCACCGGGGCGATCATCCCGCCGATCTACCAGTCCTCGACACACGTGCAGGACGGCATCGGCGGGTTCCGTGACGGCTACGAGTACAACCGCGCGGGCAACCCGACGCGCTCCTCTTTGGAGACGCAGCTCGCCGCTCTCGAGGGCGGGGTCGGAGCGCTGTCGTTCGCGTCCGGTCTCGCCGCCGAGGACGCGTTGCTGCGCGGCATCCTCAAGCCCGGCGACCACGTGCTCCTCGGCAACGACGTCTACGGCGGCACCTATCGCCTGCTGACGAAGGTGCTCGCGCCCTGGGGGATCGACACGACCACCGTCGAGCTCTCCGACGTCGACGTGATCCGGGCGGCCATCCGTCCCGAGACCCGCATCGTGTGGCTGGAGACCCCGAGCAACCCGCTGCTGAAGGTCATCGACATCGCCCTCATTGCCGAGGTCGCACACGCGGCCGGTGCCCTCGTCGTGGTGGACAACACGTTCGCTTCGCCGGCTCTGCAGCAGCCGCTCGCGCTCGGTGCCGACCTCGTCGTGCACTCGACGACGAAATACCTGGGCGGTCACTCCGACGTGCTCGGCGGCGCCGTCGTCTTCGGCGACGACCGCTTCGTCGAGGCCGTGAAGTTCCAGCAGTTCGCGGTGGGTGCGGTCTCGGCGCCTCTGGACGCCTGGCTGACGACCCGCGGAATCAAGACCCTCGCGGTGCGGGTGCGCCAGCACTCCGAGAACGCGCAGGCCATCGCCGAATGGGCCCAGGCGCGGCCGGAGTTCGCGCAGGTGTTCTATCCCGGCCTCCCGTCGCACCCCGGTCACGAGATCGCGGCGCGGCAGATGAGCGGCTTCGGCGGCATGCTGTCGCTCGGTCTCGCCGCGGGTGCGGACGCCGCCCGGGCCTTCGCCGAGAGCACGCGCGTGTTCCAGCTCGCCGAGTCGCTCGGCGGCGTGGAGTCGCTCATCGGCTACCCGCCGGAGATGACCCACGCGTCGGTCCGCGGCACCGAGCTCGCCGTCCCGGAGAACGTCGTGCGCCTCTCGGTCGGCATCGAGGACGTGGCCGACCTCATCGCGGATCTCGAGGAGGGTCTCGCCCGCATCGCCCGCTGACCGGCACGGCGACTCGCGATCGCGGGGGCGTCCGTCACAATGGGACGATGAATCGACGGATGCTGCTGTGGTGGGGCGTCGCCTGCCTCCTCCTGGCCACTGCCCTCGGCGCGCTCGTCGTCTTCGTCTATCCGCAGACGCCGGGGCTCGACCAGTGGTGGAACGACACCATCGCGGCGGTCCGCGCGGACTGGATGCTGAGCTTCGCCCTCGCGCTGAATTGGATCGGCGGTGGCTGGGTCGCCATCCTCGCCGTGCCGCTGGCGACCATCGCGATCCTGCTGCTCCTGCGCCGATGGCGGGGGGCGCTGTTCGCCGCGTTGTGCTTCCTCGTCAGCGCCGGTGCCGTCCAGCTCCTGAAGAACATCTTCGGCCGAGCCCGCCCGCACGACATGCTCGTCGTGAGCGACTACGGCTCGTTCCCCTCCGGTCACACCGCGAATGCGGCGACCATCGCGCTGGTGCTCTGGGTGCTCTTCCCGCGGGTCTGGGTGGCGATCGTGGGGGCGGCCTGGATCGTGCTCATGGCCCTGTCGCGGACCTTCCTGTCGGTGCACTGGGCCACGGATACGCTCGGCGGGGCGTTCGTCGGCGCCGGCGTCGTCCTCGTGCTGGCCGCCTGGCTGGTGCCGTGGGTGCGACGCGATGTCGAGGTCGCCGCAGGCGCCGATAAGCTGAGCGGAACCTGACCGCCGGAGGAGCCCCCGTGTCGCGTATCCGTCCCTACAGCCCGAGTGATCGCGCGGCGATGTTCGAGATCTGCGTCAAGACGGCGGACGCCGGGGGCGACGCCACCGGCGTGCTGTCCGACGACGAGCTCTGGGGGAACCTCTTCGCGGTGCCGTACGTCGAGCGGCACCCGGAGCTCGCGTGGGTCGTCGAGGCCGAGGACGGGCGCACCATCGGCTACATCGTCGCGACCGACGACACCGACGCCTTCTACACGTGGTTCCGCGACGAGTGGTGGCCGACCCTCCACGCGCGCTATCCGCAGTCGACGGACCCGCAGACGCGCGAGGAGAAGCTGATCGAGTACGGCTACACGCGGGAACCCGGTGTCGAGCCGAACGCGGCGGAGTACCCGGCGCATCTGCACATCGACCTGCTGCCGGAGACCCAGGGGCAGGGGCTGGGGCGAGGTCTCATCGAGACGCTCTTCGCCGAGTTGCGCGGACGCGGTGTCCCCGCGCTGCACCTGGGCATGGACCCCGCGAACGGCGGTGCGGCCGCGTTCTACGAGCGTCTCGGCATGACCCGCCTCCCCTCTGGACCGGGGGGCCTGACCTACGGCGTGCGCTTCGACGGCTGACGGCGACCGAAACGAAGAAGACCTCCGCGATGCGGAGGTCTTCTTCGTCGGTGGCGGTGACGGCGGGATTCGAACCCGCGGTTGCTTGCACAACACACGCTTTCCAAGCGTGCTCCTTCGGCCGCTCGGACACGTCACCAGGGAACAACCTGTCCATCCTATCCGATCTCCCACCGGCCTCGTGACATGCCGGTGAACCGTCGCTCGAGGCCCCATGCCTGTTATATTGCGCGTCAGGCGGAGTCTGGATATCTTCATATGAAGACGCAAAGGCGTCAGGCGGATCCGGTTCTCTGGGGGAATCATGGGGACGAATACGACAACCGGACGACGGGGCGACCGGCCGACGGACGACGTGCGGCTGGTCGGTCCCCGAGCGCTGCGCGCATGGATCACGGGCGAACATCATGCGCATGCCAGGGTGTTTCTCCTCGAGAGCCAGACCGGTGTCGACGCTGTCGCGACGGTGGCCGGTGCCGACGACGTCGTCCTCCACCCCGAAGGGGTGGCGCCGCGTCCCGGGCCCCGCCTCGTTCGCTACAGCGGCACCCTCGCCGACGTCGGGGACGAACTCTTCCTGGAGGGGCGCGGCGTCGAGCTCCAGGACTACATCGCGGCCTCCTTCGTTCAGATCGTCGGACCGACAGCCATGCGCTTCTTCGACAGCGCGAGCTGGCGCGCCTTCCTCGACGATGCCGAGCTCGCCCGGCGCACGGGGGTCTTCGCCGCGGCGATGATCGACCCGCGCGTGCTGCTGGCGGATCGCCGCGCCCTCGCGCGGCCGCATGAAATCGAGACTCCCAGCGCCATCCGCATCGACCGTCTCGGTGGGGTGCATCTCGGGCTTCAGGGCGCAGCAGTCGGCCCCGTCGAGGATCTGTCGAGCACCCTGGATCAGGCTCTGCCGCTGTCATCCGCGCTGGGAGAGGTTCCGGCCGGGACGGAGCTCATCGCCGCGCTCGATGCCCGGCCGTGGATCGCCCGATATCTCGACGCGGCCGACCTCCGCAAGATGCTCAGCCTGCCGAACGGCGCCGCTCAAATCGCGGGCTTCGGCTGGGCGCTGCTCGACGACGGCCTCGCGGATGCGGAGCCCTCGGCCACCGACCCCTTCCTGCTCGACACCGCCGAGGGGTTCCTCCTGGCCGATGTCGGAACACTCCGTCGGCACCTTCTGTCACCGCTCACGGCCGCCGTCGTCGACGCCCTTCAGACCTCACGCACGCGCGCGCTGGCAGCGGCCCGCGTGGCGCGGGCGCAGGGGCTGCCCGACTCCCAGGCGCGGCGACTGTGCCTCGACGCTCTCGAGGTGCTCGGAGTCCACCTCGGCCGGCCGATCCGGGACACGGCGCGGGACGGTGACCGATGACCGAGCCGCACGCGCTGTGGACGTCGATGCTCCCCGCCGACACCGCCTTCACCCCGGACCGTGTCGCGGTCGGCGCCTGCGGAAATCGGATCACCTACGCGGACGGCTCACAGCGCCTCTGTGCGACGAGCGGCCTGTGGAACGTCCCGCTCGGCTTCGGCAATCCCGCGATCGCCGACGCGGTGAGCAGAGCGACGTACAACGCGTCCTACCTGTCGCTGTTCCGCGCTCCGCATCGATATGCCGAGGACGCCGCCGACGCCCTCGTCGCCCTCGCCGGTTCCGAGCGGTACCGCCGCGTGATCTTCTCGACGTCGGGGGGAGCGGCCAACGACGCCGCGATGAAGCTCACTCGGCAGTACTGGGCGCAGCAGGGCTCGGGCTCCCGGGCGCTCGTCGTCGGACTCCGCGGCAGCTATCACGGCACGATGTACGGCAGCCACGGGCTGAGCGGCGACGACCTCCTGCAATCGGTCTACGGTGTCGACCGGAGGACCGTGCGGCACGTGTC includes:
- the rplJ gene encoding 50S ribosomal protein L10, which encodes MAQKDASVNELTKSFENSNAVLLTEYRGLTVAQLKQLRNSIRQDAEYAVVKNTLTKIAANKAGISALDEDLKGPSAVAFVHGDFVATAKALRDFAKANPLLVIKSGIFEGKALTADEVNTYASLESREVLLAKAAGMMKATMGKAAATIDALREKLETAEAA
- the rplL gene encoding 50S ribosomal protein L7/L12 yields the protein MAKLSTEELLEQFAGLTLIELNEFVKAFEEKFEVTAAAPVAVAGAAGGAGEAAAEEEKDSFDVILEAAGDKKIQVIKAVRELTSLGLGEAKAVVDGAPKAVLEGANKETAEKAKAALEEAGATVTLK
- a CDS encoding LacI family DNA-binding transcriptional regulator, yielding MSTIADVATRAGVSKATASRALSGRGYVSEETRQRVEEAAQSLAYVAHSSATSLATGRTGTVGLVMPPVDRWFFSELLAGVQEALLVLDYDLSLYGVPERSGTRERLFENVLPGRRFDGIIAVGIQPSARELERLHRTGRPLVSVGPYSAGASAVSIDDAAAARIATEHLIELGHTDIAFVGGATDDTDLSYGDARRLAGYREALHAAGLTPRARVAGAAPTMPGGYAAAAGLLGDRRHRPTAIVGVCDEAAIGAVIAARRLGIAVPTELSVVGIDDHEHAEMFALTTIGQAPREQGREAVRLLTRRMSEPDAPVERVEADSALVVRSSTAAPR
- a CDS encoding ABC transporter substrate-binding protein yields the protein MALSQRYRLLAPIALVGVASLALAGCAEGGSGEGGSGETKDTVRISGGITGVEADDLNASFEQFTKDTGIKVEYTGDKGFEGNIVTKVTGGDAPDIAIVPQPGLLKTLVDTGKVMPAPEAVETAVDENWSEDWKKYGTFDDTFYAAPMLANLKGYVWYSPKQFAEWGVEVPETWDDMIALTDTIVEKTGGPAWCAGFASEAASGWPGTDWIEDLVLRQSGPDVYDDWVAGDVKFTDPEIKQAFDAVGEILLNPEYVNAGYGDVKSINSTAFGDVANAVAKGDCALTHQASFLSANFLDTETADGNVPEVAPDGDVYAFIMPGETAGELQVEGGGEFVAAFSDDEATQQVLEFMASPEFADARVELGGVISANKNADPSLASSEFLQEAMTIMQDDATTFRFDASDLMPSTVGSGSFWKGMVDWIDGKDTETVLSDIQAGYEN
- a CDS encoding carbohydrate ABC transporter permease, which translates into the protein MSHATIEKPVEADAPPTTHGTDEKGRKATRTILAIGFVVVVALALLLVFTAPTEESSRITIGFSLNSFFLWLGGLNPLVQIPAVLLVFGVVVAIILVLIEFAPRPGRGYFIMRLVACLVIPVLALLLLRPYANAVVYVVAIALLVGALLFFADFRARQGAGYLFQLVLFMAPATIMLLLGLIYPAISTIFKSFFDKTGDEFVGLENYIWVFTNPVGTSSVINTIIWALLAPVISVVIGLAYAVFIDRARGEKFLKVLVFMPVAISFVGAGIIWKFMYDARQGDQIGLLNAIVTAFGGDPVQWLAIKPILNTLMLLIVFIWTQTGFAMVILSAAIKAVPVEQMEAAELDGTNAWQRFRNVTVPGIRSSLIVVLTTITIASLKVYDIVAVMTGGRDETSVLGFEMVNQQQRFQSYGHSSALAVVLFLFVLPLIVYNARSMAKQREIR
- a CDS encoding carbohydrate ABC transporter permease — encoded protein: MSATQATVVDNRTKRQVARDTRRNEATAHKKLTSKGATIAAAVIALFWTIPTFGLFVTSFRPGADTQNSGWWTVFSNPEFTFDNYVQAWNSGGTSTTLATAFINSLAITIPATVFPIVMASLAAYAFAWIDFKGRNMLFIFVFALQIVPLQMALVPLLSLFSDGLTINDVPIFPGFGLNEVQYSFARVWIAHAIFALPLATFMLHNFISEIPGEIIEAARVDGAGHGQVFFRIILPLAAPAIASFAIFQFLWVWNDLLVATIFASPGALPITQALNSLSGTWGNKWFLQSAGTFISIIVPLIVFFALQRFFVRGLLAGATKG
- a CDS encoding cystathionine beta-synthase — its product is MKYADSIVDLVGDTPLVKLQHVTEGIACTVLVKLEYLNPGGSAKDRIAARIIDAAEAAGDLQPGGTIVEPTSGNTGVGLALVAQQRGYRCVFVLPDKVGEDKIDVLRAYGAEVVVTPTSVPADSPESYYSVSDRLAREIPGAFKPNQYENPNGPRSHYETTGPEIWRDTDGRITHFVAGVGTGGTITGTGRYLREVSDDAVRIIGVDPEGSVYSGGTGRPYLVEGVGEDIWPGAYDPAVPHEIVAVGDAESFAMTRRLAREEGILVGGSSGMAVVGALRVAKDLPADAVMVVLLPDGGRGYLGKIFNDGWMRSYGFSEVEEGETVADVLAARASRHGLPDLVHAHPTDTVLEAIGMMTEYEVSQLVVLSAEPPVMMGEVVGTVDEKGLLDLLFRGDAEPSDAVGAHVGERLPLIGIHAPVAQARAALADADALLVTEDGKPHTVLTRQDLLGYLSR
- a CDS encoding cystathionine gamma-synthase, giving the protein MSDHDHAFATRAIHAGQAPDPVTGAIIPPIYQSSTHVQDGIGGFRDGYEYNRAGNPTRSSLETQLAALEGGVGALSFASGLAAEDALLRGILKPGDHVLLGNDVYGGTYRLLTKVLAPWGIDTTTVELSDVDVIRAAIRPETRIVWLETPSNPLLKVIDIALIAEVAHAAGALVVVDNTFASPALQQPLALGADLVVHSTTKYLGGHSDVLGGAVVFGDDRFVEAVKFQQFAVGAVSAPLDAWLTTRGIKTLAVRVRQHSENAQAIAEWAQARPEFAQVFYPGLPSHPGHEIAARQMSGFGGMLSLGLAAGADAARAFAESTRVFQLAESLGGVESLIGYPPEMTHASVRGTELAVPENVVRLSVGIEDVADLIADLEEGLARIAR
- a CDS encoding phosphatase PAP2 family protein, whose translation is MNRRMLLWWGVACLLLATALGALVVFVYPQTPGLDQWWNDTIAAVRADWMLSFALALNWIGGGWVAILAVPLATIAILLLLRRWRGALFAALCFLVSAGAVQLLKNIFGRARPHDMLVVSDYGSFPSGHTANAATIALVLWVLFPRVWVAIVGAAWIVLMALSRTFLSVHWATDTLGGAFVGAGVVLVLAAWLVPWVRRDVEVAAGADKLSGT
- a CDS encoding GNAT family N-acetyltransferase translates to MSRIRPYSPSDRAAMFEICVKTADAGGDATGVLSDDELWGNLFAVPYVERHPELAWVVEAEDGRTIGYIVATDDTDAFYTWFRDEWWPTLHARYPQSTDPQTREEKLIEYGYTREPGVEPNAAEYPAHLHIDLLPETQGQGLGRGLIETLFAELRGRGVPALHLGMDPANGGAAAFYERLGMTRLPSGPGGLTYGVRFDG